In Lolium perenne isolate Kyuss_39 chromosome 5, Kyuss_2.0, whole genome shotgun sequence, the sequence ctttatggagtagcaaaacataaatgcgagaacacctttaaagttcaaagggtgactaatacaagtaattttgggactatgcacattgcactaagaatgacaactatgctctcttaattggtgcataaagtagaagacgaagactcaacataaaagtaaaagagagactctttgtagagtaagcaagataaacaagttttataaaccttccaaaaggtatggtacttgttagctttgagctctcatttcccctatcataagcatcttgaatggtgaaAGTTAATGTGAATCaaaaatgagctatatgcttgcaaatcacaagttgaaaatctcatgccccttgaatgcgagtacctaaacctcatgctactcaacttaggtcccaaataagttcttgtcattgtaagtatagatGTATCATTGGGAACCGCcaatggggtacctcttgcccgatgatatggaggtactcttgtaagAGCAATCCCATGACAAATTGACAAGACAAACAAacaatgagcatctcaacaatttttttatttactatgggtatagatttttattgcaaatgcttcatagaatgctcactattgtttagctgtaaatttccaccaagattgatgcatggcttagattagcagCCCAGGtgtttctctaactcatatacaaacttcatggacttgcaagttttcattttatttcgcaccgctaggcatccataaacaaaagaacatgacatcaactaaatataagtgcaatgtcgaaagtgttccccatgaaagcatggttatactaactcccaactcgcaatttgcaaacatataaacttcataagataggcacaatgatcaaatttattaagtgcaagaaagtaaatatgccatcaagttcgtgagagctttattgACTAATTTTctaatgccaaaatttaatttggaagataaataaaaatatgatgaattacttggaatagtgataacgcgtgaagcacacgtccgttgggaaccccaagtgtaaggtgtgatgcgtatagcagcaagtttccctcagtatgaaaccaaggttgtcgaaccagtaggagatgaaggccacgtgaaggttgttggtgaaggagtgtagtgcggcgcaacaccagggattccggcgccaacgtggaacctgcacaacacaaccaaaatactttgccccaacttaacagtgaggttgtcaatctcaccggcttgttgtaaacaaaggattaaacgtatggtgtggagaatgatgcttGCTTGTGAaggacaacagagaacagagattgcagtggattgtatttcagatgtaaaagaatgcaccggggtccacagttcactagtggtgtctctccaataatataaatagcatgttgggtgaacaaattacagttgggcaattgacaaatagagagggcataacaatgcacatacatatcatgatgactactatgaggtttaattagggcattacgacaaagtacatagaccgctatccagcatgcatctatgcctaaaaagtccaccttcgggttagcatccgcaccccttccagtattaagttgcaaacaacagacaattgcattaagtatggtgcgtaatgtaatcaacacaaatatccttagacaaagcattgatgttttatccctagtggcaacagcacatccacaaccttgaactttacatcactgtcctgcattcaatggaggcatgaacccactatcgagcataaatactccctcttggagtcacaagtatcaacttggccagagcctctactagcaacggagagcatgcaagatcataaacaacacatatatgatagattgataatcaacttgacatagtattcaatattcatcggatcccaacaaacgcaacatgtagcattacaaatagatgatcttgatcatgataggcagctcacaagatctaacatgatagcacaatgaggagaagacaaccatctagctactgctatggacccatagtccaaggatgaactactcacgcatcagtctggaggcgggcatgatgatgtagagccctccggtgatgattcccctctccggcagggtgccggaggtgatctcctgaatcccccgagatgggattggcggcggcggcgtctctggaactttttccgtatcgtggctctcggtgatagggttttcgcgacggagagtttatataggcgaaggggcagagtcggaggaggcacgggggccccacaccatagggcggcgcgccccccttcctggccgcgccgccacgtggtgtggccacctcgtgggccctctccgtctctccttcggtgttctggaaccctccgaggaaaataggaagttcggcttttgtttcgtccaattccgagaatatttcctgtgtaggatttctgaaaccaaaaacagcagaaaacaggaactggcgcttcggcatcttgttaataggttagtgccggaaaatgcgtataaatgatataaagtgtatataaaacatgtgagtattgtcatataactagcatggaacataagaaattatagatacgtttgagacgtatcaaacagcaataatgctactaggtagatatggtggacacaattggcaaactttagttattggtggttggatgaacgagtagagttcatactcagcataggcgaaggctagcaaaagactgggagcgaccaactaagagagcagtaatggccataatcatgcgtagcgacaaaacattatcaatcaaagcataaagtgatattacaagtcaaaaactaaatgatcataaaggctttagttgactggttatagtcataacatggtataagcatgcgccaagtcaacccaataaagcatcaaaggagaataccacaatattatgcttttatgatggaaataacacatgattctttcaatgacacattatgcactcttagAAATTTgatacaagtcatgctacaacaataaatactaagattatgacaagaataacatccaacatgacatgccaaagtctatgccgcagtctagacaagcttccttttgcatcactataggcaTGAAattttttactcgtatccaacaccaatcaacttatttgaaatagctctcagagatgaaatacattatggaccagagagctaatcatacacaaataaaTAATACTAAAGAGCTCAGAACAAAATTCgaatgaaagaacaagagctaaacgcagtaccagaaaactagctagaacactcgcagaataaTAACAACGAAAACtatagcgttctatgcaattaaaacggagcgggtCTTTCTACAAAACAAATTTGCCGgtatccaacatatgctacagcaaacaaaacaaaattaaattaaaaaacaaaaataaagacgctccaagaacaacacatagcgtatgaagcaataaaaatttagcgcatagagagatgacatgttgctttgttgatgaagaggggatgccttgggcatccccaagctttgatgcttgtacCTCTTCAATATTCTTGGGGTGCAGGGGAATTCCCAAGCTTGAAATTTTgttatctcatcacatcattcttctctccctacacttgaaaacttccttcatacaaaacttcacacaattatttattagcaacattagtacaatcaaaataaataaATCCACTTGAGTTtagtactaacatatatcaagAATCTTTTAAAGCAGTAGATACTGTAGAAacctttcaaaaagctctttgatcaaaagaactcaaaaataaagagatttaagagccaaatgcaaatagtggaggaatctgtcaaaacataatAGCAGGTAAATATCGTTTTTTTCGAAAATCCTCTGTTTCTCATCTCGAAACGTGGTCAACTAACAAAACTTAGAGAATAACCTAGGTCATATGCATAAAAAAatggcagctcaaaattccgctctgaaaatttttacgaatttttatggtaacaacatataatctgttttcaggacgacaacttccccaaatcttactttcttcctattagaggctattcttggcacaaaaacgaaataaaaatgataatgagaggttattatagaggtaataacttccacgACTCAacgaaaagaaaaattacagaaaataaacataggttatctcccaagagtgcttttctttaacgcctttcagctaggcgcagaaaaagagcgagcatcaagtattttcaagtCAAGATGCATCAAGGAGTAAATATGAaagacatttaagtctaacccacttcctatgcataggaatattgTAAGATAATAAATTAAAGAAGCACATAGTAACAAGCATGGGTAGGTAAAACAAGAGCAACTTGGGAACTTTCAATATAAAGAGAGgtcttttagtaccatgaaaacttctgcacccatattttcctctctcataataattttcagtagtattctgtgaaatatagcctaagagactcacacggtgcgcacactgtcacctttacacatgtgggacaatgagtgtccggagatcacataagtaaaatccacttgaatagcataacgacatctagattacaaagctcgtggtcacataaagatcacaccatgagagagagataaaccacatagctaccggtagagccctcagtcccgggggagaactactcactcctcatcatgggagtcagcaacaacgatgaagatggcggtggagtcgatggagatgactctggaagcaatttcccgtcccggcagggtgccggaacagagacttctgtcccccggatcttgtctgcgATGACGGCGGAgctatggaacttttcgtggatggaggctgattgatttaggggttttgcgtcgggagctttatataggcggaagggcgaggtaggtggaggccagggtggccgacaccacccctaggcgcgggccagggctaggccgcgcctagggcaggtgtggccGCCCTGCTGCCTCCCCCTCGACTCCCCTCTGGactttacggtaaaatattgacttcggcttttgtttggtccaactctgagaatatttcctgtacaacttttctgaaatacaaaaatagcagaaaacagggaactaacactgtggcatcttgttaataggttagtgccagaaaatgtataaaagtgcaacgaagtatgagcaaaacatatatgaattggtgtaaaacaagcatgaagcatcaaaaattatagattcgtttgagacgtatcattgagTAGCTAGTTGGAGAGGTATTTGTCTTCATGTGGCATGAGGCATTCAACCTGTACTTTTTGTCGAGCACATTACTCGTATTTGATTTCACTTTCaacttaaccattcaagatgctatgataggggtaatgagagcGCTCCACACCAATGAATACCACATAAACATTAACTTAAGTTGAAGCATTTGGAAGCTAGATGAAACTTATTCATGTTTTACCTCTACTTATTTATCTAtctttccaaagtgtccacctttTATATTCAGAGTTATATAAGAATACTCTATGACCATTACAGGATATCTTTTACTTTTCATTATGCATTCATTTGGTCCATATTACTTTATTCTATGTCACACTTTGTGAATTATCATTGAACATCCTTACATTGAATATTTGATATCACTTCATAAACTATCTTGTATATTGCTACTCCTTTGAGATTGAATCATTTGACTTTATGTAGCAATAGTAATCATCTTTAATATCTATTTATAGTGTTAAGATGCAAAgtccatgttagttttatcaccttcataCTTGAGGACGAGTATAGGTTAAGCTTGAGGatattgatgcatgtaaaatgcatacatgaactttgcattgtattacttatatttcaATCATATTTGCATCATATAAGTGTTATATCATTATTTTATATTGATTTTGGGGATATTTCATAGTTTACCTATTTTTCTGGAATTAACCATGCACTGTCAGAAAACCTTTTTTTTCTATATTTGATGTTTTAGGGACTCAAACGACGTCCAAACCACCTGAGATTTTACGAGGATCGGTTTTTGAAAAGAAGGAGTACGAGCCTAGGAAGCGCAAAAAAGGAAGTCCGAGGACCAAAAGGGGTAGGCCCACGCGGCTAGATTCCTTGGCCGCGTGGGGTGCCCCATCCTGGCCCTTGAGCCTTCGATGTCGTCCGTTTTCATCTCCGTGCCTCCGTCTTGACATAAAAACGTCTATAAAAATACTCCCCCGATGCCTTTCGGAAGGGAGCACCGCAAAAACacagaaacacgaaaacagaGACCTAGAGCTGCAGATTGGAGGGGGGAAAACTCCGGCGGGGCGCTGCCGGCATGGTCTCCACCTCCTCCAACGACTCCACCATCgtcaccatgatgaagagggagtaggtcacccctggactatggtttTGTGGAAGTAACTTATGTATCTCTCCTCTCTTTGAGCTTCACTAATTAACACCGTATGAGCTGCTGAACATGATTACGGTCATCTATGTATTACCTTTGTGGTGGATCTTTTTATGAGTTAATATATATATGTTTGAGATTGCAATAGTTTTGTTTCAGTTATGAaagtagatgcatattatgtaccccgttcttgtTTACTTCTTCTGATCAAACTTGTGTATGAGGGCGTGTGATGTGGAACGTACGCATTAGATGGAGTATCGGGGGGTGGCTAGTGTGgcgaaagtgacagaaattgcgtGATCCACTCGGGTGTTTACCTTACTTTGTTACCTCACAAGGGATAAAGAGAATACCATGCTACCGGGGATGTGGGGTGACCTTGCCACTTCTCCATGACTAGATCTAACATGTTCTTATTTTAACTTCATGTCATAGAACTTAATTCTATACTTtgatttatcttaattattagGGTGTTATGATTTAGTTCGCATCttggtggagtataagagagattaataaacaaaagttctctatgttaggacgtgatgcccatataacTAGTAACTTGTCATGAAACATTTACGTTGCAATCATATATGTTAATTCTAGTGTTCCATTGTCTACCACTTTATAAAAGAGAGAGTGCATTTGTGAAACTATGAACCCCAGTCCATTTTTTATTATAAGAAACACATTTCCAACACTTTATGCACACTTTTTATTTTCAGCCGTTTAaaaatccgaaaatacaaaaacacTTTTATTTCTTGCGTTCACAATATAAAACCCAAAAATATCATCCATTATTGTTTCCACCATCCTTGCATATTTATTTACCATCATTTTCATATCAAGTTATTTTCCGGAGCTGTGCAagtagagagatctatcccactaGTTCCACACACCACACTGTTTTCTAGCACCGTTGCATTACCATCCATATCACTGCATATTTATTTCTTGTTTGTATTTATTATCTTTTCACATCTTTGCCGACACCTTGTGCTTGACAGCCACTTAGTGAGGTTGAGGGCACAAAATATTTTGCTTTGCTTTGTAGGTCTCATAAGAGAAGGATCAGGAGATAAACCCTTAACACacagttccccgagagttcgatattaccctcgagtcaccctcgtAGGGAAAACACGTCTTCCACATATACAAACTCTGCACTTGGAGCTCAACCTAAGCGTATACACTCTACGTCCATCAATAGTCCAAGGGGGAAACTAGCCATTTGGGGAATTCCTGCGACCCGTACCGGCGGTAAAACCGGCACCGCCGGGTTACACGCCGGAGTGATCCGACGAGCAAACCGGCTGACCGAAACCACCGTCggaaatctctagcacatgaggCTGGACCGGTTCTGAAACTGGCACGCCAGCTCCCTCGCCGGAACAAGACAGGCTCACCGGAACGAAACCGGTTTTGCCGGAACAGTGGACTGGAACATGTTCCCGCGAAACCGGAACCATTTCGGCTCGCCGAGATATTTCGGCAGGAGAGCCGGTGCCACCGGTTTGAGCGCCAAAATCGCCAAAACCCTTCAAACGCAGTTTTCTCGAAATAACTTAACTTTGACAAagttcccgaactccgattgagatGAAACCATTtttttggaaagataacgacgaatagaacctcacaaaatatttttagatgatttaATAGAGGGAGCCTCCCAACGTTAGGAAACGATAAAGACGTTCAAacttgaaaacgcaatagaagatgcatgcggattctgtTTCCGATAAACTTGGGCTTAttgaaaagctagcaacaagctaaaGAAACCTCAcatggagaaacaccaagaagcaacaagaatAGGGATGCAACGGATGCAAAGGATTGAGATCCCTAAGATGATGCGATGAAGTTAGTCAACCGAaaacccctcttgatagtgcgtctatctatcctataacccagactctcaacaaccaccttgagaccgataaaaggaaaacctagcaagatcatacctttgccttgcgcatcctgcTTGACTTGATGACAACGCttaaagctccactcaagccggaatgcttcacttgatcattgttgcttcgtgaagattcaaaatgctccccatacaccatgatgggatagCTTCATTGAGGCACATTTTCACATGTTCATTATCACCAAAtgaacggcaagcttcaagcatgatcTTCTCGATATGCACCCTTGAACTTGCCCTTCTCAACCTTGTATCTCTTCAAAtctatgatcttgatgccaataccaaaGGTATATATATCCATCTTCATGACATccacacttgaatccaacacatggactacaagcaATACCTATGAaacattccttcatataaacacaatgaaaacattagtccatagaggattgtcattaattaccaaaaacacacttaggggcaatgtacccttacattaTCCACCCGCGAGCACAAGATTCTCATTTTTAATGAGTTTTAAACGGatttcaaaaaattaaaaaaaatccgaCAAAAACTGTCGCATGTGCATCTCGATGTTCTGTGTGCTTGCAAGTTGGTAGACAAAAAAATCGATATATTTTGTGTTGTATGTAAAAAGACAAAAATCAGTGCTAAAAAAGCTCTTCACGGTACATTTTCTTTATCTCTTATACACATGACACAACAAATATTGGTTTTGCGCGAAACTTGGCGTGCGCACATAGAATGACAAGAATCTCGAGTTTGTTCTGAATTTTGtcaatatttttttaaaaaaaaatctatgGCGGGAGCACATGCATCCAATATCAAAAGTGAACTTCTGAAGATCACGCTAGTGGAGTCCTTTTTATTTGTTTGTTCTTCCCTATTATGTGCAATTGTGCGCTCAATTCCTAGAGTAGCTCTTGGCAGAGCATGCTGGTAACGTGTTTGTACAAATTGTGAACAAAAGACAATGATTACAAAATGGCGAACAAGCACGTACAATTAGTTACAAGGCTACATGGAGTTGTTCAGCTATAAATGTAAGCTTTTGTTAGTTTTGGAATCTTATAAACGGTAGTTTTTCTCAGTGTCGCCTTCCGGAAGAGCTTGCGCCGAATACAGAATCGACAAAGGACCTTGTTGCACCAGAGATTGTCTACATGTTCTTTCGGAAGAAAAATGCAGTTTCTCCGATAACAAACTTAAGGATAATTCTCATTATCTGCCAGTCTTTGTGGAGCCTTTTATTAAAATACTTCAATTATTATAAATGGCGTCCAGGAAACCAAATCGTCTAGCTAGTTAACAAGTCAAACTTGAACCAGCTGTAAGGTGTTTCTTTTCTTGTTGTTTTGGCAGTCCTTATTCTCTTTTATAACCTCTTTTTCCAACAAAGGTTTGTTCATATAAATTATTTCACACACAATTAGATAAAATAGCACGCTGTCCTGATAGCCAATAAAAATATTTACTTATTCATACGACACAGCAGAAATATTTCTGACAGCCAGCAAAATTTGCTGCTACAACTAGCATTGCATCACTCGCTCTCTTTTTTGCAAGGAATAGCATCACTTGCTTAACGTTCCATAACATCATTAACTCTGAGTTGCAGCAAAGTTAAGGAGAAGCTGGTCTTTCATACAATCACACGTATCTGCTAATAGAAGCTAATGAAGTACCCACATTGTTAAGAGATGACAGCTCTAATGTTCACCAACAAATGCAAAAGACGACAATGCTATCATCATCAACTCTTCCACAGGTGGACAAGTAGGAATACGAATACCTAACCAACAATTTCAGGCGTGCATTGAAGAGCCGCTTTCCTAAATTCAGTTCAAGTTGATTACCAATATGCCAACCGAAATACAGAACGCAGCTACGTCCTACATTTTTTTTCTTCACCTGAAAACAAGGCAGAAGCTACTAAAATTTGATAAACCCGCACATACTGAAGCAGTTATATTGTGTGCACATATGCATGGAAATTTGTTACTCCCTCGTACATGTGTGCTTTTGAGTTGTGTCAATTAATTTGGACCGGTGGGAGTAAAAGAAATTTGCATGCTTGATTTAGCCAATTCCAGGACAACAGAAGTCAGACCAGTTTGCGAGAAATTTCATTAAACAGAAGGTGTAACTTAATACAGTTTGCGAGAAATACAGAGAGTATTTTTATGACTTGAAAACTTTTGGGAAATGTAGCTTGACAAGCACCGGCAGTTCAGAGAGCTCCACCTTGGACCTGCCCAATAGTACAGTTTTCAGCTTCTCGTCACAGTTTACAATATTCCTATTTGTCGGGTCCTGCAAATCAGGATAATTTCGTGTGAACAAATTGCAGTAATTGTACGAACAACATCTATCAGTACTATGAGACATGTGAGAGGAACGTAAAACAGTATATTTTAAACAACTTTTATTTTACTCTTTATGAAGAATTGTAAGAACATAGCAAACCACTCCATGCAATTTCTCACTATCATTAACCAAGATTCAACCTATTAGTTACCTAATTGTGATTAAACACATACTACAGCACGACAGAAGATCTCCTTCAAGAATGTTCAGCGGTGGCACATTTAGACATACAGACAAAATGTCAAGAGTCCTACTCAAGATCATTTCAGTATTCAAAAGGAAGATGGAGCCACAACTACTTTCTGCACTACATTAAATCAAAGTGATGATAGTATGGTGCCACCCAACTGCATCAGCACATCCACAATGTCTAACTATGTGGAAAAAAGATACGATGTCTGGTTCTTTATGTTAGATGTCCCAATCAACAAAACAGTTTTCAGTTTTCAGCTTCTTGTCACAATTTAAAATGTTCCCATTTGTCGGTATCCTGCAAGTCAGGATAATTTCGTGTGAACAGATTGTAGTAACCAACTTTTATCAATACTACAAGACATGTTAGGGGAACCTAATTACACAaacaaatatattattttaaaaaTACTTTTTCTTAAGAACTGTAAGAACAGAGCTAACGACTTCATGCAATTTCTCACTATCATTCACCAAAATTCAACATAGTAGTTACCTAACTGTGATTCAACACATACTACAGCATGACAGAAGATCTCCTTCAAGAATGTCTGACCGTGGCACATTTAGACATACAAACAAAATGTCAAGAGTCCTACTCAAAGTCATTTCAGTATCCAAAAGGAAGATGGAGCTACAACTACTTTCTGCACTATAATTAAATCAAAGTGATGATAGTAATGGTGCCAACCAATTGTATCACCACATCCAGCTATGTGGAAAAAGAACAATGCCTGGTTCTTTATGTTAGATGTCCAGTCAATGAAACAGTTTACAGTTTTCAGCTTCTTGCCACAGTTTACAATATTCCTATTTGTTGGGCCCTGCAAATCAGGATAATTTTCTGTGAACAGATTGCAGTGACTAACTTTTATCTATACTATGAGACATGTGAGTGGAAGGTGATTACACAAACaaatatatttcaaacaaattttacTTTGCTCTTTTTTAAGAAATGTAATAACAGAGCTAACGACTTAATGCAATTTCATTCACCAAGATTAAACCTGGTTACATAACTGTGATTCAATATAGATTACAGCACAGACAGCACCAAAGATCTCCTCAAGCATGTTCAGCAGTGGCACTGCTGACATACAAACAAAATATCAAGAGTTCCTACTCAAGTACTCATTTCAGTGTTGAAAAGGGAAATGGAGCCACAACTATTTTATTCAGTGTCCAAAAATGTCAATACCATGAGACATGTTAGCGGAATGTAATCACAAAAATAAATATATTTTAAACTTTTATTTTGCTCTTTCTTATGAATTGTAAGAACAGAGCTAACGACTTCAATGCAATTTTTTCACTCCATAGTGTCATTCACCAAGATTCAACCTAGTAGTTACCCAACTGTGATTCAATACACACTAAAGAGACAGAAGACAGAATATTTCCTTCAAGCATGTTCAGCAGTGGCACTTTTGGACATACAAATAAAATGTCAAGAGTCCAACTTCAGTATCCAAAAGAAAGCTGGAGTCACAACTACTTTCTGCACTATAATTCAAATCCAAGTGATGGTAGTAATGGTGCCACCCAACTGTATCACTACATGGTGTGGCTATGTGGAAGAAGATACAATGCCAGGATGTCTGGCCAACGAAACAGAAGTGTCAGctcaaatatcaaagagaataatGGGCAATTGGCCCTGAACGGGATGTGCATGTTTTGTTTGGCGGATTACTGGGTCTCTACCCATCTGATTGCAAGTTGCAACTAAACAAAACTGGACACTCAAATTACTAGAATTCTCT encodes:
- the LOC127300339 gene encoding uncharacterized protein isoform X1; this encodes MVLRRAAVESPKKVAALVDLVNLPTALREFAGGRSQMSHLSFFLGVWSHIKNNNLQGPTNRNIVNCGKKLKTVNCFIDWTSNIKNQALFFFHIAGCGDTIDILEGDLLSCCSMC